In a genomic window of Weissella tructae:
- a CDS encoding deoxynucleoside kinase, with protein sequence MIVLSGTIGAGKTSLTTMLAEHLGSDAFYESVDDNPILPLFYEDPQRYGFLLQNYFLNKRLENIKEARVQPLNIIDRSIYEDRLLFQLNADLERATQTEAEIYADLLNNMMEKIESSDEQKDPDLLIHISVSFDKMLERIKKRGRDFEQLDNDASLFEYYKELNQRYTDWFAAYDRSPKLQINGDDYDFVEDPAARDAVLAIIDTELEKLNLR encoded by the coding sequence ATGATAGTGTTGTCTGGAACGATTGGGGCAGGAAAAACAAGTCTAACGACGATGTTGGCTGAACATTTAGGAAGTGATGCCTTTTACGAATCGGTAGATGATAACCCGATTTTGCCATTATTTTATGAAGATCCACAACGCTATGGATTTTTGTTGCAGAATTACTTCTTGAATAAGCGTTTGGAAAATATTAAAGAAGCGCGTGTACAACCATTGAACATTATTGATCGTTCAATTTATGAAGATCGTTTGCTATTTCAATTAAATGCAGACCTAGAACGTGCTACGCAAACAGAAGCAGAAATTTATGCTGATCTTTTGAACAACATGATGGAAAAGATTGAATCATCTGATGAACAAAAAGATCCTGATTTGTTGATTCATATTTCTGTTAGTTTTGACAAGATGTTAGAACGTATTAAAAAGCGTGGTCGTGATTTTGAACAATTGGATAACGATGCGAGTTTGTTTGAATACTATAAGGAACTAAACCAACGTTACACGGATTGGTTTGCTGCTTATGATCGTTCACCTAAATTGCAAATCAATGGGGATGATTACGACTTCGTTGAAGACCCAGCAGCACGTGATGCTGTCTTGGCAATTATTGACACTGAATTAGAAAAATTAAACCTACGTTAG
- the serS gene encoding serine--tRNA ligase encodes MIDIKLMRSNAEEVKERLATRGVDGATIDAILADDAKRRDLLVRVEELKARRNTVSDEIGQKKRNKEDATETIAEMQAVSAEIRELDEQVTELESAIEGRMLLLPNLPNPGIPVGADEEANRVEREVGQPREFAFQPKAHYEIGEDLGILDWERGAKVSGARFVYYMGQGARLERAVYNFMLDQHQQEGYKEVITPYMVKDAAMYGTGQYPKFEDDAYRLKGDEGLTLIPTAEVPLTNYYREEILDAAKLPISLTAVSPSFRQEAGSAGRDTRGLIRMHQFNKVEMVKFAKADESYDALEQMVADAENILQKLELPYHVLTLSTGDMGFSAAKTYDLEVWMPEQSLYREISSVSNTENFQARRARIQYRDEEGKLQFAHTLNGSGLAVGRTVAAILENYQNEDGTVTIPTALVPYFGAEKIVPEDEI; translated from the coding sequence ATGATTGATATTAAGTTGATGCGTAGTAACGCCGAAGAAGTTAAGGAACGTTTGGCAACTCGTGGTGTAGATGGCGCAACGATTGATGCGATTTTGGCTGACGATGCTAAGCGTCGTGATCTATTGGTTCGTGTTGAAGAATTGAAGGCACGTCGTAATACTGTTTCAGACGAAATTGGTCAAAAGAAGCGTAATAAAGAAGATGCCACTGAAACAATTGCAGAAATGCAAGCTGTATCAGCTGAGATTCGCGAATTAGATGAACAAGTGACAGAACTTGAATCAGCTATTGAAGGACGCATGTTGCTTTTGCCTAACTTGCCAAACCCAGGTATTCCAGTTGGGGCGGATGAAGAAGCGAACCGTGTTGAACGTGAAGTTGGACAACCTCGTGAATTCGCCTTCCAACCAAAGGCGCACTATGAAATTGGTGAAGACCTTGGTATTTTGGATTGGGAACGTGGTGCAAAGGTATCTGGTGCACGTTTTGTCTACTACATGGGACAAGGTGCTCGCCTAGAACGTGCCGTTTACAACTTCATGTTGGATCAACACCAACAAGAAGGATATAAAGAAGTTATCACACCATACATGGTTAAGGACGCTGCTATGTACGGAACTGGGCAATATCCTAAGTTTGAAGATGATGCTTACCGTTTGAAGGGTGATGAAGGTTTGACATTGATCCCTACTGCGGAAGTGCCATTGACAAACTATTACCGTGAAGAGATTCTTGATGCAGCTAAGTTGCCAATCTCTTTGACAGCTGTTTCACCATCATTCCGTCAAGAAGCTGGTTCAGCTGGACGTGATACACGTGGTTTGATTCGTATGCACCAATTCAATAAGGTAGAAATGGTTAAGTTTGCGAAGGCAGACGAATCATACGATGCTTTGGAACAAATGGTTGCAGATGCGGAAAACATTCTACAAAAGCTTGAATTGCCATACCACGTGTTGACATTGTCAACAGGGGACATGGGATTCTCAGCCGCTAAGACATATGACTTAGAAGTATGGATGCCAGAACAAAGTTTGTATCGTGAAATTTCTTCTGTTTCAAACACAGAAAACTTCCAAGCTCGTCGTGCACGTATTCAATACCGTGACGAAGAAGGTAAGTTGCAATTTGCACACACATTGAACGGTTCTGGTCTTGCGGTCGGTCGTACAGTTGCTGCTATTTTGGAAAACTACCAAAATGAAGATGGTACTGTAACGATTCCAACAGCGTTGGTACCGTACTTTGGGGCAGAAAAGATTGTTCCAGAAGACGAAATCTAA